CCGTGTCTCAGTTCCAGTGTGTCCGTTCACCCTTTCAGGCCGGATACCCGTCATTGCCTTGGTAGGCCGTTACCCCACCAACTAGCTGATAGGCCGCAGGACCATCTTAAGACGCATTACTGCTTTGACCCCTGTTCGATGCCGAACTGTGGTCTTATGCGGTATTGACTCCGGTTTCCCGGAGATATTCCCCATCTTAAGGGAGGTTTCCCACGTGTTACTCACCCGTTTGCCGCTAGACTTTACGATATTCTGTAAAATCCCGCGCGACTTGCATGTGTTAGGCACGCCGCCAGCGTTCACTCTGAGCCAGGATCAAACTCTCCATAAAAATTTATAGAGATTTTATATAGCTCTTAATTTACTAATACTTTTTATCATCAGAATTTACAAATGACCCTTAAATTACTTGATTGCCTCTTTCATGAGGCGCTTGTCTGCGTGTTATTTAGTTTTCAAAGAACTTTTGGAGAGAAAAAATTAATGCCTTTGCTTTTCTTTCAGCAAAGATTCTATTTTATCAATTCATTATTTAGTGAGGGTGCCCTTTCGAGTCTTATAACCCTTTAAACTATTATTTGCTTCCGGTGTTGGAAAGATTTTCTTATTCATATTATTTATTCACATAAAAGAACTTTTTAGAAATCACAATTTGCTTATTAAACAAAATTTTTAAAAATTTGTCAAGCATTTTTTTTGTTAGACTTAAATTTTATATCATATTTAACTTTTTTTATCAACTGTTTTAAAGAACTTTTTTTTCAACCTGCATTTTATATAACATTAAAGTAATTTTGTCAAATATTTCTTTCGCGGAAATTGTTATATCACAATTATCAAATCATGTCAAGTCTTTGTAGAATATTGTCAGGCAAAACGCATGAAAGGAATTGATAGCACTACAAAGGTTTGTTTTTTCTTATTTTTTTGACCCATTTTTTCTATAATACCATCAGTTTCCCTATAAGCATTTCAAGATTGTCCCCACAAAATTGTACCACAATCATCCCTCCAAAGGGGAGACCAGCCCGATGGCGGCTTAGATAAAAGTTCTTTTACTTTTATTATCGGTTGATTGCAGCCCAAGAATGGAGAATCTCCCAAATATTGCAAACTTGCAGGAAGAGTTATTTCCGTTATACTGGTACAATTTATAAACGCATAAGAGCTTATACGAATCAAAGAATTTCCAAAATCTATATTTTTTAATTTACTGCAATCTTCAAATGCCCGTTGGCCTATATTGGCGGCGCTGTTCTCGAACTTTATATCTGCCAAAGCAGTGCACCCTTTAAATGCACTCTTATTAATACTTATTAAACTCTCTGGAAAAGTAAGGCTTTCTAAACTGAGGCAACTCTGAAATGCCTGTTCTCCGATATGCTCCAGTTTATTTCCAAAAACAATCGTTTTTAATTTGGAACAGCCTTTAAATGCTCCGCTGTTAATACCGCCTTCAATATGCGTCACACCATCGTCTTCAATAACCACATTGATTAATTCAGAACAATCTATAAATGCTTTGTCTTCAATACTTTTTACATTACTTGGAATAGTAATGCTTGTTATTCCGCTTGCAGAAAAAGCATTGACGCCGATTTTTGGAACTCCTTTTCCTATTGTAACCGACGTTAATTTTGAACAACTGAAAAAAGTTTCTTTCAGAGAATTTGTCACACCGTCAGGTATTGCAATATTACTCTGTAAATTGGAACACCCGCTGAACGCATAATCACCCAGATATGTTAAACTTTTGGGAATGTTAATTGAATTTAAACTTTTGCAGCCATAGAATGCATAATCTCCAATCTTTGTAGTAGCATTTCCAAGTATAACACTGTTTATACCGTAACAACCTGAAAATGCTGACTTATCAATAACGGTTATGCTGTCAGGGATTATTACTTTTGTTATCATAAAGTGTTCTTTGAATGCATCAGGTCCGATGGCCGTTACAGGCTTACCATTATATGTTGATGGAATAATAAGCTCTTTTGAGTTTAACGAAGGAACACTCTGATTTGACATATCGACAATATGCACAAAAAAATAAGGTGAAGCTGAAATTTCATATTCATTCCCGCCGTTTATTTCTTTATATGTAAATTCTGGAAAAGCAAATGATGACCCTGAATCTGAACTAGCCGAAGATGAAGACGAATCTGAGCTAGTAGAAGTCAAATCGGAATTACTTTTTTTCGGGGCAGATGTATCACCGCTTTGCGCACCCTTGTCACAAGCAATAAAAGCCAGCACACAGCACGGAATAAATACAAGAAGCACTAATTTTTTCATATGTGTCTCCTCTTATATAATATTTACACCGGACATATTTTTACTTTTCACCAAAGCTATAAAGTCATCAATTTTCATTACGCCGAGATCTTTATTGCCTCTGGCTCTCACGGCGACGGAATCTATTTCTTTTTCTTTATCTCCCACAACAAGTATGTAAGGGATTTTCTGCATGGCGTTCTCTCTTATTTTATGTCCTATTTTTTCATTTCTGTCGTCAAAAATCGACCTTATCCCATCTTTTTTCAATTTATTTAGAAGTTCTTTGCAATATTCATATTGATTTTCATTGATGTTGGCTATCACAGCCTGCACGGGAGACAGCCATAGGGGAAGAGATCCTGCATAATGCTCAAGAAGAACGCCTATGAATCTTTCAAGTGATCCCATTAAAGCTCTGTGTATCATATATGGTCTTGTTTTTTTGCCGTCTTTACCTATGTAATATATATCAAACCTTTCAGGAAGATTAAAATCAAACTGTATAGTCGAGCATTGCCAAAGCCTGCCGATCGCATCTTTGATTTTTATGTCGATTTTCGGACCGTAAAAAGCCCCGCCGCCTTCATCTATTTCGTATTCATATCCTGTTTTCTTTAAAGCGTCCTCAAGCGAATCCTGTGCCCTGTCCCAATCTTCAATTTTGCCTACGTACTTTTTCTCAGGTCTTGTTGCCAAATATATTTTATATTCTTCAAAACCGAACATCTTAAGACACTCTATTGCCATTTTGAAAGCCGCAAGAACTTCCTGTTCCAAAAGTTCCGGCTGCACTATAATATGTCCGTCGTCTTGAGTAAATCCTCTTACTCTCAATAACCCGTGTAAAACTCCGGATTTTTCAAATCTATAGACAGTTCCAAGCTCAGCGTATTTTATCGGAAGTTCTCTGTAAGAATGAAGTTTCGTTTTATATATCATCAAATGCATAGGACAGTTCATAGGTTTTACACGAAAAGGCTTGCCTTCAATTTCCATAGATGCATACATGTTTTCTGAATATGTCTGCAAATGACCGCTTATGGCAAAAAGTTCTTCACTGGAAATATGCGGCGTCATTAACAATTCATAATCGTTTTCCAAATGGAATTTTTTCCAATTTGATTCAATAATATCTCTCAGAAGAGCGCCTTTGGGATGCCACAAAACAAGCCCGCCGCCAACAGCATCGTTCACGCTGAACAAATCCAAATCTTTTCCAAGCTTTCTGTGATCTCTTTTCTGTGCTTCTTCAATTTTATTTAAATAATCATCCAAATCCTCTTTTGTAAAAAACGCCGTACCGTAAATTCTCTGAAGCATTTCTCTTGAAGAATCACCTCTCCAATATGCACCCGCTACGGAAAGAAGTTTAAAATGTTTTACTTCGCCCGTAGAGTCCATATGAGGACCTTTGCACAAATCCGTAAATTTTCCTGACTTGTATATGCTTACCGTATTACCTTCAATCTGCGAAGCTATTTCTGCTTTATATTTTTCGCCTTTAGACTCGAATTCCTTTACCGCTTTGTCTTTAGGCATTGAAGAACAAATAAAATGGTCGTCTGCTTTTACTATTTCTCTCATTTTATTTTCTATTTTCGCCAAATCTTCAAGCGTAAACGGCTCTGCCCTGTCAAAATCGTAGTAAAACCCGTCTTCAATCGAAGGACCTATTGCCACTTTCGTTTCAGGAAACAGTTCAAGTACCGCCGCAGCCATTACATGCGATGCAGAATGTCTTAATGTGTCCAATGATTTTTGTTCTTTACTCATAATTCTTATCCTGTTATTTTTTATATTTTTTGATTTGATTAACCAGTAACTAAGTTGTGCAGTTTAATTGTAAGAAAAGGCAGCCTTTCAGGCAAACCTGCAAGTTCGACAGGTAAAAAAAATATTATCGCTCAATTTTCTGATATTCATAGGCAAATATTATACAAATTTTTTATTTTATTGTTTAGTTTTAGAAATTACAATATTTTCTACAATTTTATTCGCTACAAATTCAGGAATTATCGATTCCATACATAAAATTTTTTCGTAACCAAGAGGACACTTTGTGGATTTTGTCCAACACCCACCGCACAACGAAGAAACCACATTGATATTTTCAGGATACCCGATAAAAAATCCATCCGCTGGACCGAACATAATTAATGATTTTGTACCCACTGCTTTTGCAAAATGCGAGCAGACTCCGTCAATATCAATATGAAACAACGATTTTTTTAATATATAAAACAGCTCATCTAAAGAAGTTTTTCCTGAAAGATTTATATCTGCTTCAGGTAAATAATGTCCGCCGGCACCTACTTGAACAAATTTAATATTGCTATTTATTTTTTTCTTAAAATTGTCAGTAGTTTTCTCTATTTTTCAATATCCCAGCATTTCTTACATTTACCGAAAAATATCCGTTACTTGAAAGATTAAGACCAAGTCCAAAATAAACATTACTGAAAGCTCTTATGTCAAACTCAAGCCCTGCATAATACTTATTCGTAGCATTATACATACCATCTAAACCATCCGAACCTGAAATATTTGCTTTTGATGATAAGTCTCTTCCAAACTTTAATATTAAATCTAAATCAATTTTCCGCTGTTGAGTATTGGCATTGTCTTTACCTGAAAAAATAACGTCAGTCTTGTTGATTTTTTACCAAAAATTGCCTTGATGCAACATATACGCGTCATCGGCTTCTTGTATAATTTTACACTCGGCAACCGCGCCGCCGTTCAAATACAGCGTGTCTGCAAAAATAACGGACACATTAAAAATTAAACAGGCAATCGACACAAACAATGATACTTTTTTCATAAATTCCTATCCTTATTAAAATATCGCCATCAAACAGCCTTTTTCATTTAGTCTTTGCCAAAAATTCGGTTTAATAAAAAATAGAGGATGAACTAACCAGTACCTGAACAGCTTTTTTATAAATTCAATTAAAACTAAAAATGAAGAATACTGTTTTATATCATTTTTCCATGGAGACATCAAAGCATATTTAAAATAATAATTCTTCAAAGGATGTGGGCATAGAGCGTGCCATGGCTTATCAGAAGCAGAAAAATGTATTATATACGAAAAAGATACAAAGCTCTTCAAGTGTTTTCTATTGTAATATTTTCCTCTTTTCAAAAGAGTACCGTAAGGTAAATTCCAATTATAAGGAATATACAGTACTCTTCCTGCTAAAACTGCGTTTAAAATCTCTTGATCCTGCCAAACAACCTCGTTATTTTTTACATATTCCTTCCATTTATTGTAAAAATCAAATTCCCTAAGTTTTTTAATATTAAATACTAATACACCAGCATTAAAATATCCATCATTGTTTTTTGAAGATACAGAAACAGCAGCAATTAAATGATCTTTGATATTTATATTCCATAGGTGTAAAATATCTTTTTTAACTATAATATCGCAATCCAGATAAATTACTTCTATATTTTTAGGTAAAAGCTCTGTAATTAAAAGCCTATTATATGTTGCAAGCGAAATGAATTTTAAAACAGGTAAACCTTTAAATTCATTTACATCAATTCCGATAAAGTCCATTTCAAAATTTTGAATCTTCTTAAGATCAAGAAATTTATTTTTATTATCTTGACTCAAATTACCTAGGAGAAAAAATGTATTTTATCAGTTTCAGTCTTAATTTTATGATTATCTAAAATAGAAGCTATAGTTGCTCCACAATGTCTGGCAAAATTATCATCTAACCCAAAAACTATGTTTATCATCCATTTATCCTTTAATTAAAAATTAGTATCAAGCTTTTAGTACTTGAGGCAATATTAACAAAATATTTTACGGATTTACTTTTCTTCCGTATCTGATAAAATATCATCTGTTGATAAATTTATACCTTATTTTCTTTCTCAACGATTTAATAAAAATGAAATTCGTAAAAAACATAACTAACCTTTGCTTAATTTTTCTTTTTAATTCAGAAGTTTTACTCCATTTTTTAAACTCTTTAGCAGATATATAATCTTCCAAAGAACTTGGGTTAACCGTTATGTCGTTATATTTATATGAACTTTCTTGCAGCCATTGCTTCATATATTTATTTCTTATGGACACAGCAAATGCTATATAAAAGGAAACGGCCGTAAAAAATCTAAATCCGCTTCTATGCTTATATTATTAATGTTTTTCATTTTGTTAATTTTGATTTGTTCTGGAAAAATTTCATCTTTAGATCTGTGAATGACAATAAGGTTAATACTATCGTCAGCAAAAATAGACAGATGCATAGCCGTACCCTGAATTCCTGCAAGATACTTACAATTTTTCATTAAACTAATTTGCTCTTTTATGCCTAAACGCTCAGGATATATTATTGTGAAGCCATTATTTTTGAAAAGTTTTTCAATTTCTGCTTCTCCTGCTATGGTACCTTTTCTTTTAATGAATTTTGTTCTTGAAAGATAAATTTTATCGTATGTATAGCTTTTATTAGTACCATCTGCTATCCGCTTAAATATTTCCTTGTATTTTTTATTATAAAAAGGTTCCTTTATTAAATTTGATTCTTCAGGAACCATAACAGACTTAAACTTTGTTGGTTTTGTTATTCTTATAATATTACTTTTCTTCAATCCAAATAATTCAAGCATCTCAATAAAATAAATATCAGACTCGGCTATATAAACAGCTTTTTTATTAGCTATGTCAGAATTTAAATAAATCCATAAACGACTCATAGATTCAATTAGAAAGTGTCCAAAATGAGTAGAAAAATATCCTAAAATACGACATCTTCATTTAAATAAGTTGTATTAGAGCTGAAATTATAATGCAAAGGATAGCCCACTTTAATATGAGATATAGATTTTCTTGTTTTATATAAACCTACAATGTTACAGTTCGAATCGAATACTCCGCCTTCATCATTTATTTCAACACCTTTTGAAGAATCGCGAAACGGCAGCACAAAAGCATTGTTGTAAACTTCTACTTTCAAATCTTTGTCTTCTTCATGCACGTTTGACACATATTCATGAAATAGTTTAATAAAATTATCAAAACCGTAGATTTTGTTCATAAGACTCCATATAATAAATAAAATTCAAAATATATATTATAGCTTTAATTGAAGCTAGTATTTTATACAATAATTAATCGAATAATTTACAGGTCTGTTTTCTGCTGCAGTTGAAACTTGCCTTGAGGCATCAAATGATATCCTATTATTTGCCTTGCCAGTACCACTATGCCCATAGGATGTTATGTCCTCTAATTTAAAAACTCCCGTGGGTGATGAACTACCATAAGCAGAAGAAGTCCAAGCACCTGTAATATTTCTTATCGCATCATTTTGTTTTACTCCCAAATTTGCCGAAGCAATCGTAACGGTGCCGTCCGGAGTTGTTGTTACTGTGTTTGATCCGTTTCCTCTCAAAAACATTCGGAAGTTTAAATTTACCGCTTGTCGCCGTACTGTAAAGCAAACCTATTGAAGCAAAGAATATTTTAATTTATATCAGTTTCAGTGCTCATAAAAAGCATTTTCAATTTCAGTTTTATTTTTTTAAATTTGAATAATTTTGTTTCAACTTTATCTAGATGTTCTTTTGCTTTTGCTTTATTCTTATCTTTTATATATTTTAAAGCCGTATCCAGATGAATTTTATTATACCATTCTTTAATATAGTACTCATCTTTAGTCCTATACTGTTTATTTTTTATTATATTCTCAAGAGTTGTTTCAACTTTTGTATCATGATTCAATGTTTTTTCTGTA
The genomic region above belongs to Candidatus Endomicrobium procryptotermitis and contains:
- a CDS encoding leucine-rich repeat domain-containing protein yields the protein MKKLVLLVFIPCCVLAFIACDKGAQSGDTSAPKKSNSDLTSTSSDSSSSSASSDSGSSFAFPEFTYKEINGGNEYEISASPYFFVHIVDMSNQSVPSLNSKELIIPSTYNGKPVTAIGPDAFKEHFMITKVIIPDSITVIDKSAFSGCYGINSVILGNATTKIGDYAFYGCKSLNSINIPKSLTYLGDYAFSGCSNLQSNIAIPDGVTNSLKETFFSCSKLTSVTIGKGVPKIGVNAFSASGITSITIPSNVKSIEDKAFIDCSELINVVIEDDGVTHIEGGINSGAFKGCSKLKTIVFGNKLEHIGEQAFQSCLSLESLTFPESLISINKSAFKGCTALADIKFENSAANIGQRAFEDCSKLKNIDFGNSLIRISSYAFINCTSITEITLPASLQYLGDSPFLGCNQPIIKVKELLSKPPSGWSPLWRDDCGTILWGQS
- the thrS gene encoding threonine--tRNA ligase is translated as MSKEQKSLDTLRHSASHVMAAAVLELFPETKVAIGPSIEDGFYYDFDRAEPFTLEDLAKIENKMREIVKADDHFICSSMPKDKAVKEFESKGEKYKAEIASQIEGNTVSIYKSGKFTDLCKGPHMDSTGEVKHFKLLSVAGAYWRGDSSREMLQRIYGTAFFTKEDLDDYLNKIEEAQKRDHRKLGKDLDLFSVNDAVGGGLVLWHPKGALLRDIIESNWKKFHLENDYELLMTPHISSEELFAISGHLQTYSENMYASMEIEGKPFRVKPMNCPMHLMIYKTKLHSYRELPIKYAELGTVYRFEKSGVLHGLLRVRGFTQDDGHIIVQPELLEQEVLAAFKMAIECLKMFGFEEYKIYLATRPEKKYVGKIEDWDRAQDSLEDALKKTGYEYEIDEGGGAFYGPKIDIKIKDAIGRLWQCSTIQFDFNLPERFDIYYIGKDGKKTRPYMIHRALMGSLERFIGVLLEHYAGSLPLWLSPVQAVIANINENQYEYCKELLNKLKKDGIRSIFDDRNEKIGHKIRENAMQKIPYILVVGDKEKEIDSVAVRARGNKDLGVMKIDDFIALVKSKNMSGVNII
- a CDS encoding glycosyltransferase family 61 protein gives rise to the protein MLGYFSTHFGHFLIESMSRLWIYLNSDIANKKAVYIAESDIYFIEMLELFGLKKSNIIRITKPTKFKSVMVPEESNLIKEPFYNKKYKEIFKRIADGTNKSYTYDKIYLSRTKFIKRKGTIAGEAEIEKLFKNNGFTIIYPERLGIKEQISLMKNCKYLAGIQGTAMHLSIFADDSINLIVIHRSKDEIFPEQIKINKMKNINNISIEADLDFLRPFPFI